In Oryza sativa Japonica Group chromosome 2, ASM3414082v1, the following are encoded in one genomic region:
- the LOC107277754 gene encoding uncharacterized protein At5g41620, with amino-acid sequence MLRRGAVVVDRDGEVVVATKIRKRCALSSSGASDPLRKLRLKKRGVVVLGRRGVGGGGGVVLSPWSSRKMSESSWNGRRCHGGAAAAAADDGTRSAASARKLVGALRQLSSPDDEDAARRSSAHRRCVSVEFSKRSRTRSKASEADGQRSWHNGHGHWFPDMLSNGSTMEVHSWRSQDCASPCRGGETMAPHLKEVCSSLAASKELVKALAGIWGPGDGALNPSTASSLLSALRAELDLARAHARRLAKEDRRRGDEAARARARLAEDAREWGRRQREKAAAAVRVAAAELDGERRSRRRAERVNAKLGRALADAERELAASRRELERERRSRERLEKVCDELVRGGLVAAGGGGRGGEEEVEEMRREAERAQEELEKEREMLRLADELREERVQMKLLEARLQFEEKNAVVEQLRDELEAFLGSKKDRQQQEEPPPPDADDHRRRRPDGHQFQSILVAVNKNGDHEDDNDGDEEDDGGGRGECVAEDSDGSEMHSIELNVDGNSKDYSWSYTTASKDMTTTARSKNAAAIDRRSQEGAGEEDRWDDGGCSERSKDLDEEDAERYEAIKNLREQMLAGHGFVLVSQEWGQC; translated from the exons ATGCTgaggcgcggcgcggtggtggtggacagAGACGGTGAGGTGGTCGTCGCGACCAAGATCCGGAAGCGGTGCGCGCTGTCGTCGTCCGGCGCGTCGGACCCGCTGAGGAAGCTGAGGCTGAAGAAGCGAGGGGTGGTGGTGCTCGGCCGGAgaggcgtgggcggcggcggcggcgtcgtgttGTCGCCGTGGTCGAGCAGGAAGATGTCGGAGTCGTCGTGGAACGGCAGGCGCTGccacggtggcgccgccgccgccgccgcggacgacgGCACGcgctcggcggcgtcggccaggAAGCTCGTCGGCGCGCTCCGGCAGCTGAGCTCGCCCGACGACGAAGATGCCGCTCGCCGGAGCTCGGCTCACCGGCGATGCGTGTCGGTGGAG TTCTCAAAGAGATCAAGAACAAGGAGCAAGGCATCGGAGGCTGATGGACAGAGAAGCTGGCACAACGGCCATGGCCACTGGTTTCCAGACATGCTCAGCAATGGCAGCACAATGGAG GTGCACTCATGGCGATCTCAAGACTGCGCTTCACCATGCAGAGGGGGAGAAACAATGGCGCCACACCTGAAGGAGGTGTGCAGCAGCCTGGCCGCGTCCAAGGAGCTCGTCAAGGCTCTCGCCGGCATCTGGGgccccggcgacggcgccctgAACCCGTCGACGGCGTCGTCGCTGCTCTCCGCGCTGCGCGCCGAGCTCGACCTGGCGCGCGCCCACGCGCGGCGGCTCGCCAAGGAggaccggcggcgcggcgacgaggcggcgcgggcgagggcGCGGCTCGCCGAGGACGCGCGGGAGTGGGGGCGCCGGCAGAGGGagaaggccgcggcggcggtgcgcgtggcggcggcggagctcgacggcgagcggaggtcgcggcggcgcgccgagaGGGTGAACGCCAAGCTCGGGAGGGCGCTGGCCGACGCGGAGAGGGAGCTGGCGGCGTCCCGGAGGGagctggagagggagaggcggtCGAGGGAGCGGCTGGAGAAGGTGTGCGACGAGCTCGTCCGGggcggcctcgtcgccgccggcggcggcggcaggggaggcgaggaggaggtggaggagatgaGGCGGGAGGCGGAGAGGGCGCAGGAGGAGCTGGAGAAGGAGCGGGAGATGCTGCGtctcgccgacgagctccgcgaGGAGAGGGTCCAGATGAAGCTGCTCGAGGCGCGGCTCCAGTTCGAGGAGAAGAACGCCGTCGTCGAGCAGCTGCGCGACGAGCTCGAGGCCTTCCTCGGGAGCAAGAAGGatcggcagcagcaagaagaaCCACCGCCGCCTGACGCAgacgaccaccgccgccgccgacccgacGGCCATCAGTTTCAGTCCATTCTTGTTGCCGTAAACAAGAACGGAGATCACGAAGAcgacaacgacggcgacgaagaagacgacggcggtggccgcggcgagTGCGTCGCCGAAGATTCAGACGGCAGCGAGATGCACTCCATCGAGCTGAACGTGGACGGGAACAGCAAGGACTACAGCTGGAGCTACACCACGGCTTCCAAGGacatgacgacgacggcgaggtccaagaacgccgccgccatcgaccgGCGATCGCAGgaaggcgccggcgaggaggaccgGTGGGACGACGGAGGGTGCAGCGAGAGGAGCAAGGATCTGGACGAGGAGGACGCCGAGAGGTACGAGGCGATCAAGAACCTGAGGGAGCAGATGCTGGCCGGCCATGGCTTCGTCCTCGTGTCGCAAGAATGGGGACAATGCTAG
- the LOC4329437 gene encoding F-box protein At5g50450 has protein sequence MVAKRGAGACALSWDEEGEVSRGEKRRRADGDGSSDVGGGGGIGAFDALHDELVVSILADVAASAGSPADLAAAMLTCRRFRELGKHGLVLARASPSAVAVRAAAWCDDAHRFLVRCAEAGNVEASYLLGMIMFYCFENRKLGAELLGAAARRGHGEALYSMAIIQFNGSGLPKDGRNLQAGAQLCARAASRGHTDALRELGHCVSDGYGVRRSLSGGRRLLIQANFRELCAAVANGGARFAAALGRSGECKPPGPHMCLLSDYGCHVAGAAGRRAHAANAFLAGWYASRPLASGAGAAALRMCSQPTCGRPETRKHEFRRCSVCSGVIYCSRACQAMHWKVAHKSACVPMAHWLVAANAGAGNAVGAAAAAAAQMAMP, from the exons ATGGTGGCgaagcgcggcgccggcgcttgTGCCCTCTCCTGGGATGAGGAGGGCGAGGTGTCCCGCggcgagaagaggaggagggcggatgGGGATGGCTCGTCggacgttggcggcggcggcggcataggGGCGTTCGACGCGCTGCACGACGAGCTGGTCGTGTCCATCctcgccgacgtggccgcctccgccggctcgccggctgacctcgccgccgccatgctcaC GTGCAGGAGATTCAGGGAGCTGGGGAAGCACGGGCTGGTGCTCGCCCGGgcctcgccgtcggccgtcgccgtGCGCGCCGCGGCATGGTGCGACGACGCGCACCGCTTCCTCGTCCGTTGCGCGGAAGCCGGAAACGTCGAAGCCTCCTACCTTCTCGGCATG ATCATGTTCTACTGCTTCGAGAATCGCAAGCTGGGGGCGGAgctgctcggcgcggcggcgcggcgcgggcacGGCGAGGCGCTCTACTCGATGGCGATCATCCAGTTCAACGGCAGCGGCCTCCCCAAGGACGGGCGCAACCTCCAGGCTGGTGCCCAGctgtgcgcgcgcgccgcgtcgCGCGGCCACACCGACGCGCTCCGCGAGCTCGGCCACTGCGTCTCGGACGGCTACGGCgtccgccgctccctctccgGCGGGCGGCGCCTCCTCATCCAGGCCAACTTCCGCGAGCTGTGCGCCGCGGTGGCGAACGGCGGGGCCAGGTTCGCCGCGGCGCTGGGGCGCAGCGGCGAGTGCAAGCCGCCGGGCCCGCACATGTGCCTCCTGAGCGACTACGGGtgccacgtcgccggcgcggcggggcggcgcgcgcacgcggcgAACGCGTTCCTGGCCGGGTGGTACGCGTCGCGGCCGCTGgcgtccggcgccggcgccgcggcgctccGGATGTGCTCGCAGCCCACCTGCGGGCGGCCGGAGACGCGGAAGCACGAGTTCCGGCGGTGCTCCGTGTGCAGCGGGGTGATCTACTGCTCCCGCGCGTGCCAGGCGATGCACTGGAAGGTGGCGCACAAGAGCGCGTGCGTGCCGATGGCGCACTGGCTCGTCGCCGccaacgccggcgccggcaatgCGGtcggggccgcggcggcggcggcggcgcagatggCGATGCCGTGA